One region of Chlorobiota bacterium genomic DNA includes:
- a CDS encoding aldo/keto reductase: MRQHRIGNTGIVVNAIGYGAMHLSIDRARRPLEADSVRLIQHAVDQLGVNFIDTADAYCIDDTETGHNERIIAEALRDPDRRARVTVATKGGSIRPEGRWERNGRPEHLRAACERSLTALGAEIIDLYQLHAPDPTVPVEESVGALRDLQREGKIAQIGVSNFSVPLLERARREADIATVQNQFSVINQREEEAMVRFCEQNTITYIPWNPVGGRGKAPQLAELSALLAELAATHGTTPHVVAIAWLLQLSPAMLPIPGTTKIEHLEENMTAATLQLTQEEMERLRHGHR; this comes from the coding sequence ATGCGCCAACATCGTATCGGCAACACCGGCATTGTTGTAAACGCCATTGGCTACGGGGCCATGCACCTTTCTATTGACCGCGCCCGCAGGCCGTTGGAGGCCGATTCGGTCCGGCTGATTCAGCACGCGGTGGACCAGCTTGGGGTCAACTTTATTGACACCGCCGATGCTTATTGCATTGACGACACCGAGACCGGGCACAACGAGCGGATCATCGCCGAAGCCCTGCGCGATCCCGACCGCCGGGCACGCGTAACCGTGGCAACCAAAGGGGGAAGCATCCGCCCGGAAGGACGCTGGGAACGGAACGGCCGCCCCGAACATCTGCGCGCCGCCTGCGAGCGAAGCCTTACCGCGCTTGGCGCAGAGATCATTGACCTGTACCAACTTCATGCCCCCGACCCAACGGTTCCCGTGGAGGAATCGGTGGGGGCCTTGCGCGACCTTCAGCGCGAGGGGAAGATTGCACAGATTGGCGTCAGCAACTTCAGCGTGCCACTGCTGGAGCGTGCCCGGCGCGAGGCCGACATCGCCACCGTGCAGAATCAATTCTCGGTGATCAATCAACGGGAGGAGGAGGCGATGGTGAGGTTTTGCGAACAGAACACCATCACCTACATCCCCTGGAACCCGGTGGGTGGGCGGGGAAAAGCCCCGCAGCTTGCGGAACTCAGCGCGCTGTTGGCCGAGCTTGCCGCAACCCACGGAACCACGCCGCACGTGGTGGCAATTGCTTGGTTGTTGCAGCTTTCCCCGGCAATGCTCCCCATCCCCGGAACCACCAAGATTGAGCATCTTGAAGAGAACATGACCGCCGCAACGCTGCAACTTACCCAGGAAGAAATGGAGCGTTTGCGCCACGGGCATCGGTAG
- a CDS encoding PspA/IM30 family protein translates to MSIFGRMADIMKANINDLLDRAEDPEKMIKQMVLEMEEAVNKATLAVGQAIANEKSLERQYQKNLAQSNEWQQRAIQAVNAGRDDLARQALERKNSMGKNVADLERMLNEARSTSMTLRTQLDQIKGKLDEARMRQNTLIARAQAAKAKKQIAQSFSGIGSDAFGKFDKLEAKVEKQEAEAEAFAQLAGENTSLEDQFKQLEAGSGVDDELASLKAQLSMGSQPAGQLTSGSDTK, encoded by the coding sequence ATGAGCATTTTTGGACGCATGGCCGACATCATGAAGGCCAATATCAACGACCTTCTGGACCGCGCAGAAGATCCCGAAAAAATGATCAAGCAGATGGTGCTTGAGATGGAGGAAGCCGTCAACAAAGCCACCCTTGCTGTGGGCCAGGCGATTGCCAACGAGAAATCGTTGGAGCGGCAGTATCAGAAGAACCTTGCCCAATCGAACGAGTGGCAGCAGCGCGCAATCCAGGCCGTGAACGCCGGGCGCGACGACCTTGCGCGGCAAGCCCTGGAGCGGAAAAACTCCATGGGGAAAAACGTTGCGGACCTTGAACGAATGCTGAACGAAGCACGCAGCACCAGCATGACACTGCGCACCCAGCTGGACCAGATTAAAGGGAAGCTGGACGAAGCACGCATGCGCCAGAACACCCTGATTGCCCGTGCCCAGGCCGCAAAAGCCAAAAAGCAGATTGCCCAATCGTTCAGCGGAATTGGAAGCGATGCGTTTGGGAAGTTCGATAAGCTGGAGGCAAAGGTGGAGAAGCAAGAGGCCGAAGCCGAAGCATTCGCCCAGCTTGCGGGGGAGAATACTTCGCTGGAAGACCAGTTCAAACAACTTGAAGCCGGCAGCGGCGTTGACGACGAGCTGGCTTCGCTGAAGGCACAGCTTAGCATGGGTTCCCAACCCGCCGGGCAACTCACTTCCGGCAGCGACACGAAGTAA
- a CDS encoding AAA family ATPase yields the protein MGVEEFIKLRDQFRAAHCAFIRKASAPFTAIRWPNTHSPGLLQHLRQATATEIPDPDYARPLPPEANNPGATPPVAADGKQPYHAASDPQQKPYPLEQVAEETGYPLPLLRHWIGAIGRKGQAIIYGPPGTGKTFLAERLARHLAAEGEGGMQELVQFHPSYSYEDFVTGIRPVSREGVVEYPMQDGRFLDFCRKARVWRGTCVLVIDEINRADISRAFGELMYLLEYRDRTIELAGGSPFRIPGNVRIIGTMNTADRSIALLDYALRRRFAFIELRPDYGLLRRYHARYGQQVEGLIGILERMNSRINNPHYELGISFFLHPNLPELLPSIWEMEIEPYLAEYFYDQPAAVEEFRWEKVKEGMEME from the coding sequence ATGGGGGTGGAGGAGTTCATCAAACTGCGCGACCAGTTCCGGGCGGCGCATTGTGCGTTTATCCGAAAAGCCAGCGCACCATTCACGGCAATCAGGTGGCCCAACACCCACTCCCCGGGGCTTCTGCAGCACCTGCGCCAGGCAACCGCCACGGAAATCCCCGACCCCGATTATGCCCGGCCACTTCCGCCAGAAGCCAACAACCCGGGCGCAACCCCGCCAGTGGCTGCCGATGGGAAACAACCGTACCACGCAGCCAGCGATCCGCAGCAGAAGCCATATCCATTGGAGCAGGTTGCCGAGGAGACGGGCTATCCCCTCCCCCTGCTCCGCCACTGGATTGGCGCGATTGGGCGCAAGGGCCAGGCGATTATCTACGGCCCGCCAGGGACCGGAAAAACGTTCCTTGCCGAACGGCTGGCGCGGCATCTTGCGGCAGAGGGGGAAGGGGGGATGCAGGAGCTTGTGCAGTTCCATCCGTCGTACTCGTACGAGGATTTTGTGACCGGCATTCGCCCGGTTTCGCGCGAGGGGGTGGTGGAGTATCCGATGCAGGACGGGAGGTTTCTGGATTTTTGCCGCAAGGCCCGTGTGTGGCGTGGAACCTGCGTGTTGGTGATTGATGAGATCAACCGCGCCGACATCTCCCGAGCATTTGGCGAGCTGATGTACCTGCTGGAGTATCGCGACCGCACGATTGAGCTTGCTGGGGGGAGTCCTTTCCGTATCCCGGGGAACGTCAGGATTATCGGGACGATGAACACTGCGGATCGCTCGATTGCCCTGCTGGACTACGCCTTGCGCCGCCGATTCGCCTTCATCGAGCTTCGGCCCGATTACGGGCTGCTGCGCCGCTACCATGCCCGCTACGGCCAGCAGGTTGAGGGATTGATTGGCATTCTGGAGCGGATGAACAGCCGGATCAACAACCCCCATTACGAGCTTGGCATCTCCTTCTTCCTCCATCCCAATCTGCCGGAGCTGCTCCCTTCAATCTGGGAAATGGAGATCGAGCCATACCTTGCCGAGTACTTCTACGACCAACCCGCCGCCGTGGAAGAATTCCGCTGGGAGAAAGTGAAAGAGGGGATGGAGATGGAGTGA
- a CDS encoding MATE family efflux transporter yields the protein MAVPLTFGFVINAVYSWTDMYFVSRLGETAIAALGFSDQIMFVLFTLASGFCIGAGIVIARRIGENRGNTARVVATQAFSFVGVYAVLLATALYFLAPTILSAIGLSGAVYSAASLYMTTLVFGFPGSLLTFQASSALRSSGNTVFPMIVLIASAVVNAILAPIFIFGYLGVPALGIQGAAIATATTQWVSAAITTYALYSGRLNLKLYRPTLRFDWHVIRTIFRIGVPASLQALSVSTSRLAIISLASGFGTAAAAAYTIGLRIDVFVFMPVFAVGVAIETLVSQNIGAKRYDRVKLFRDTAIRHLAAVMVGCGILIYLFAEAIAGTFTNDPEVLNLTVQYLHIAVFGYLFFSIGQSGLRSLSGAGHSLRSMMIAVATLYVVEIPVAYLLSAQPSLGVTGIFLAIAIAYFALAIISTLAVRGERWMFKRV from the coding sequence TTGGCCGTACCGCTAACGTTCGGGTTCGTTATCAATGCCGTCTATTCTTGGACGGATATGTACTTCGTCTCGCGGCTGGGCGAGACCGCCATTGCTGCGCTTGGCTTCAGCGACCAGATCATGTTTGTGCTATTCACGTTGGCAAGCGGGTTCTGCATTGGCGCGGGGATTGTGATTGCCCGGCGCATCGGCGAAAATCGCGGGAACACCGCACGGGTTGTTGCCACGCAAGCCTTCAGCTTTGTTGGGGTGTACGCCGTGTTGCTTGCCACGGCTTTGTATTTCCTGGCTCCAACAATCCTTTCGGCGATTGGCCTAAGCGGGGCGGTCTATTCCGCAGCCAGTTTGTACATGACCACGCTGGTGTTCGGCTTCCCGGGAAGCCTGCTGACGTTCCAGGCCAGCAGCGCGCTGCGCTCCAGCGGCAACACCGTCTTCCCGATGATCGTGCTGATTGCCTCGGCAGTGGTCAACGCCATCTTGGCCCCGATCTTCATCTTCGGCTACCTGGGCGTTCCGGCCCTGGGCATCCAAGGGGCAGCGATTGCCACGGCAACCACGCAATGGGTTAGCGCGGCCATCACCACGTATGCCCTGTACTCGGGCCGCCTTAATTTGAAGCTCTATCGGCCAACGCTTCGGTTCGATTGGCACGTCATCCGCACCATTTTTCGGATTGGCGTTCCGGCTTCGCTGCAGGCGCTTTCGGTCAGCACCTCGCGCCTGGCGATTATCTCCCTTGCCAGCGGCTTCGGCACGGCGGCGGCGGCGGCCTACACGATTGGGCTGCGGATTGATGTCTTCGTCTTCATGCCCGTGTTCGCCGTTGGGGTGGCAATCGAGACGTTGGTAAGCCAGAATATCGGCGCAAAACGGTACGACCGTGTGAAGCTCTTCCGCGACACCGCAATCCGCCACCTTGCGGCGGTGATGGTGGGCTGCGGAATCTTGATCTATCTGTTTGCCGAGGCGATTGCCGGAACCTTCACCAACGACCCCGAGGTCCTTAATCTGACGGTTCAGTATCTCCATATCGCCGTGTTCGGCTACTTGTTTTTCAGCATCGGGCAATCGGGCCTTCGGTCCCTTTCCGGCGCGGGGCATTCCCTCCGCTCGATGATGATCGCTGTGGCCACGCTCTACGTGGTGGAGATTCCGGTTGCGTACCTCCTTTCGGCGCAGCCCTCGCTTGGGGTGACGGGGATTTTTCTTGCCATTGCCATTGCGTACTTCGCGCTGGCAATCATCAGCACCCTTGCGGTGCGGGGCGAGCGGTGGATGTTTAAGCGGGTGTGA
- a CDS encoding AAA family ATPase produces MSRTPLADLVHRAELPFVGRHHELRLLQQFWSKHGAAPQLRAALLVGEAGVGKSRLLHHFLHQISGSDPLLVHIKFPPESLTSPLRAAARALESALDAKSIPHRQIRTLQNVAETIPDLAKQHRLMVVLEDIHVLEQAGQQSLMQLLELLRDFPITLLCLGRPLSSDWIEMLEPYLKLHLELHGLGLQEIEELWQRLFTEQPDGLVADSIANATLGNPLVIRSGLLRALQQGAIQTAVRTTGITVSISLPKFRASLLASTQSLSEAMVQLLNPEQHRALQLIASLGEVFSIEAACYIAPNFQEILPVLIRRGIIGHTLSVLPPLHVSSISQERLLTFTHTVLHRELLSSSAPEIELLVNLIATDIPIYSIIPYTLIGTAECHASIPDAVLIQAIDVTIEISSQLVESEDWKLSLMLFDSIHRMRAWLTDPLPQETAQRYQLDLLMQQMEYVTNIRDRKEYLRLMEQLLELTSQDLPEDLAPFRLAALSAEARQIAIDYPHRKYEVAKSLYHALQQFSHRRDHVGYIVCVIAMSELAHSVGLVSMNEWAVAEVKDIIQRYDLSDPSYRVRYLETLPFVVHHFTTREEFEQNIQLIQEWEKSGETNLILQAEYAHLLAVDGQIEQVYAIIQEILAPLRRLGNYRYYLSVIAAKNLVWGMEGRSTSEMLNDLHSVTDEVAGILPLGMNYAEIALSTILGQNIESSDELERMIPSIRAQHRRNIHIYMALCDNDPMLLKNLILQEDEMTNDRIIHWLLTATEWTLPMEEAVAAALQADPITVHGLLTFRCLVQGVERMEQRTGIRTPTAVADAAVAGMNRSLEWIEQRGIKPYKSALIERFGYLLKNKDNAPPSYQFPELV; encoded by the coding sequence ATGAGCCGAACCCCACTGGCAGATCTGGTTCACCGCGCCGAACTTCCGTTTGTTGGAAGGCACCACGAGCTGCGCCTGCTTCAGCAATTTTGGAGCAAGCATGGTGCGGCCCCCCAGCTTCGTGCTGCGTTGCTTGTTGGGGAAGCTGGGGTTGGGAAAAGCCGTTTACTCCATCACTTCTTGCACCAAATTTCCGGCAGCGACCCGTTGCTGGTTCATATCAAATTCCCTCCGGAGTCCCTTACCTCGCCATTGCGTGCCGCCGCCCGGGCATTGGAGTCGGCACTGGATGCCAAGTCAATTCCCCACCGCCAGATTCGCACCCTGCAGAACGTTGCCGAAACGATACCGGACCTGGCCAAGCAGCACCGCTTGATGGTGGTGCTGGAGGATATCCACGTTCTGGAGCAAGCCGGGCAGCAGAGCCTTATGCAATTGCTGGAACTGCTTCGGGATTTCCCCATCACGCTTCTTTGCCTTGGGCGGCCGCTATCCAGCGATTGGATTGAGATGTTGGAGCCATACCTGAAGCTCCACCTTGAACTCCATGGGCTGGGGTTGCAGGAGATTGAGGAGCTTTGGCAGCGTTTATTTACGGAGCAGCCGGACGGGTTGGTTGCCGATTCAATCGCGAACGCCACGTTAGGGAATCCGCTGGTGATTCGTTCGGGGTTACTGCGGGCGTTGCAGCAAGGGGCAATTCAAACAGCGGTGCGGACAACGGGAATAACGGTCAGCATCAGCTTGCCGAAATTCCGGGCATCGTTGCTTGCCAGCACGCAATCGCTTTCGGAAGCGATGGTGCAATTGCTCAATCCCGAGCAGCATCGCGCATTGCAGTTGATAGCCAGCTTGGGCGAGGTCTTCTCTATCGAAGCGGCGTGCTACATCGCGCCTAATTTTCAAGAGATATTGCCAGTATTAATTCGGCGCGGAATTATTGGCCATACACTCTCGGTACTGCCACCGCTCCACGTGTCTAGCATATCCCAGGAGCGATTGCTCACGTTCACCCACACCGTTCTGCACCGCGAATTATTGAGCAGCAGTGCTCCAGAAATCGAACTACTGGTTAATCTTATTGCTACCGATATTCCGATTTATTCAATTATTCCATACACCCTTATCGGCACTGCCGAGTGCCACGCAAGCATCCCGGACGCTGTGTTGATACAAGCAATTGATGTCACAATAGAGATCAGCTCCCAATTGGTGGAATCCGAGGATTGGAAACTTTCTTTGATGTTATTTGATTCTATCCACAGAATGAGGGCATGGCTTACCGATCCGCTTCCTCAAGAAACTGCGCAGCGGTATCAGCTTGATTTATTGATGCAGCAAATGGAATACGTCACGAATATCCGTGACCGGAAGGAATATTTACGACTGATGGAACAATTGCTGGAGCTGACATCCCAAGACCTTCCCGAAGACCTTGCTCCATTCCGATTAGCCGCGTTAAGCGCGGAAGCACGGCAAATTGCCATTGATTATCCGCACCGGAAATATGAAGTAGCAAAATCCCTCTATCATGCCCTGCAGCAATTTTCCCACCGACGTGACCATGTAGGCTACATAGTTTGCGTAATTGCCATGTCGGAACTGGCACACTCTGTTGGTTTAGTTAGTATGAACGAATGGGCTGTTGCGGAGGTTAAAGACATCATCCAACGGTATGATTTAAGCGACCCTTCCTACAGAGTGCGATATCTTGAGACATTGCCATTTGTGGTTCATCACTTCACTACACGTGAGGAGTTTGAGCAGAACATCCAGTTAATACAAGAATGGGAAAAATCAGGCGAGACAAACCTTATTTTACAAGCAGAATATGCGCACTTACTTGCTGTTGATGGTCAGATTGAACAAGTTTATGCAATAATCCAAGAGATATTGGCTCCGTTACGAAGGCTTGGTAATTACCGATACTATTTATCGGTGATTGCCGCAAAAAACCTTGTATGGGGAATGGAAGGGCGAAGTACTTCAGAAATGCTGAACGATCTCCATTCAGTGACTGATGAAGTAGCGGGCATTTTACCACTTGGCATGAATTATGCCGAAATTGCTCTATCCACAATTTTGGGCCAGAATATTGAGTCGAGCGATGAGTTAGAGAGAATGATCCCATCAATTCGAGCACAGCACAGAAGAAATATCCATATCTACATGGCATTGTGCGACAACGACCCGATGCTGTTGAAAAATCTTATTCTTCAAGAAGATGAGATGACGAACGACCGCATCATCCACTGGCTTCTTACGGCCACTGAGTGGACGCTACCGATGGAAGAAGCCGTTGCCGCAGCGTTACAAGCAGATCCGATAACCGTGCATGGGTTATTAACCTTTCGCTGCCTGGTGCAGGGTGTTGAACGGATGGAACAACGCACCGGAATTCGCACACCCACCGCTGTTGCCGATGCCGCAGTTGCGGGGATGAATCGCTCGCTGGAATGGATAGAACAACGGGGCATTAAGCCGTACAAATCGGCATTGATAGAGCGGTTTGGATATTTACTGAAAAATAAAGACAACGCACCCCCAAGCTATCAGTTTCCGGAGTTGGTTTGA
- a CDS encoding biotin/lipoyl-binding protein, translating to MKRMRSYTAEIQGAKLPVLVAEQGATVGEPSVQLQIEQGESLRSIKARLADGTTVPVYVEEGDEEHEFIVYLRGNTIRVRTASAHDERLAALRKSASVGRSLGQLVTAPMPGLLKQILVAEGEVVQKGQSLCILEAMKMENEIKAPERMQVQRLLAQAGSAVEKGAKLMELKAVAEG from the coding sequence ATGAAACGAATGCGATCCTACACAGCAGAGATTCAAGGGGCGAAACTTCCGGTTTTGGTTGCCGAACAGGGGGCCACCGTTGGGGAACCTTCAGTACAATTGCAGATAGAGCAGGGCGAAAGCCTGCGAAGCATCAAAGCACGGCTTGCCGATGGCACCACCGTTCCGGTGTACGTGGAAGAAGGGGATGAAGAACATGAGTTCATCGTGTATCTTCGCGGCAACACCATCCGCGTGCGGACCGCCTCGGCCCACGACGAACGCCTTGCTGCGTTGCGGAAAAGTGCATCGGTTGGGCGGTCGCTGGGGCAGCTTGTCACCGCCCCAATGCCTGGCCTGCTGAAGCAGATTCTGGTTGCCGAAGGTGAGGTGGTGCAGAAAGGTCAATCCCTTTGCATCCTTGAAGCAATGAAGATGGAGAACGAGATCAAAGCCCCCGAACGAATGCAGGTTCAACGCCTTCTGGCGCAAGCCGGTTCGGCTGTTGAAAAAGGGGCCAAGCTGATGGAGCTGAAGGCTGTTGCGGAAGGATAA